A window from Streptomyces sp. NBC_00271 encodes these proteins:
- a CDS encoding RNA-guided endonuclease InsQ/TnpB family protein, with amino-acid sequence MIRAYKFLLYPTMRQTQALGEMLRDHCSLYNGALEERRSAYRHASRTTVRYGQQSGQLKDIRAFDPERQGRWSFSSQQTTLRRLDKAFTAFFRRIKSGEAPGYPRFRGVRRFDTVDFPKDGDGCRWDSTPHDPQTRVRFQGVGHVKVKQHRPVAGKVKTVSVKREGRRWYVILTADQAPPEPLPATGAVVGIDLGIASFLTTSDGRHVDNPRHSRNAAKKLEAAQQALARSKRGSKRRRKAVERVATLHRKVRRQRLDHAHKTALGLVRDNDLIAHEDLKIRNMSKAPEPRPNGDGTYAPNGAAAKAGLNRSIADAGWGVFLAILAAKAEGAGREVIAVDPRNTSRTCPDCGHVAKENRPTQEKFHCQACGHTAHADVVGASNVLRAGLARRQAQPA; translated from the coding sequence TTGATCCGCGCGTACAAGTTCCTTCTGTATCCGACCATGCGTCAGACCCAGGCGTTGGGCGAGATGCTGCGGGATCACTGCTCCCTCTACAACGGGGCGCTTGAAGAGAGGCGGTCCGCGTACCGGCACGCGTCGAGGACGACCGTGCGCTACGGCCAGCAGTCCGGACAGCTCAAGGACATTCGGGCGTTCGATCCGGAGCGTCAGGGCCGGTGGTCTTTCTCCTCGCAGCAGACGACGTTGCGCCGCCTGGACAAGGCGTTCACCGCGTTCTTCCGCCGCATCAAGTCCGGTGAGGCTCCCGGCTACCCCAGGTTCCGGGGTGTGCGCCGGTTCGACACGGTGGACTTCCCCAAGGACGGGGACGGCTGCCGGTGGGACTCCACGCCGCACGATCCGCAGACCCGTGTCCGCTTCCAGGGCGTCGGGCACGTCAAGGTCAAGCAGCACCGGCCGGTGGCCGGGAAGGTCAAGACCGTTTCCGTCAAGCGTGAAGGGCGCCGCTGGTACGTGATCCTCACGGCCGACCAGGCACCGCCCGAACCGCTCCCCGCGACCGGAGCCGTGGTCGGTATCGATCTGGGGATCGCCTCGTTTCTGACCACCTCCGACGGCCGGCACGTCGACAACCCGCGCCACAGCCGCAACGCCGCGAAAAAGCTGGAGGCAGCGCAACAGGCCCTCGCCCGCAGCAAGCGCGGGTCGAAGCGACGACGCAAGGCCGTGGAACGCGTCGCCACCCTGCACCGCAAGGTGCGCCGCCAACGCCTCGACCACGCACACAAGACCGCGCTCGGTCTCGTCCGCGACAACGATCTGATCGCGCACGAAGACCTCAAGATCCGCAACATGAGCAAGGCCCCCGAGCCGCGCCCGAACGGGGACGGAACCTACGCCCCGAACGGAGCCGCGGCGAAGGCCGGACTCAACCGAAGCATCGCCGACGCCGGGTGGGGGGTGTTCCTCGCGATCCTGGCCGCCAAGGCGGAAGGTGCCGGACGGGAAGTGATCGCCGTGGATCCCCGCAACACCTCCCGCACCTGCCCCGACTGCGGGCACGTCGCCAAGGAGAACCGGCCTACCCAGGAAAAGTTCCACTGCCAGGCCTGCGGCCACACCGCACACGCCGACGTCGTAGGGGCTTCCAACGTACTGCGGGCCGGGCTGGCCCGTCGTCAAGCCCAACCAGCTTGA